One stretch of Clavibacter californiensis DNA includes these proteins:
- a CDS encoding MBL fold metallo-hydrolase has product MSAPWHVSPGGPSHVHVAGDVEVRKASVGPMDNDAYLLTDLDSGERLLVDAAADVDRLLALVEEPDPAGRLAVVVTTHGHADHHGALAAVLDATGASSAAGDADAGDLPVDVDRRLADGDRVAFGGVTLEVVALRGHTPGSVALVLQPGDGSTHLFTGDSLFPGGVGSTQGDAGRFRQLMDDVEERLFARFPDDAHVHPGHGDSTTLGAERGSLASWRSRGW; this is encoded by the coding sequence ATGAGCGCACCCTGGCACGTGTCCCCCGGCGGCCCCTCGCACGTGCACGTGGCGGGCGACGTGGAGGTCAGGAAGGCCTCCGTCGGGCCCATGGACAACGACGCGTACCTCCTCACCGACCTCGACTCCGGCGAGCGCCTGCTCGTCGACGCGGCGGCCGACGTCGACCGGCTGCTCGCCCTCGTGGAGGAGCCGGATCCCGCGGGCCGCCTCGCCGTCGTGGTCACGACCCACGGCCACGCCGACCACCACGGCGCGCTCGCAGCCGTGCTCGACGCGACCGGCGCGTCCTCGGCCGCGGGCGACGCCGACGCAGGCGACCTGCCCGTCGACGTCGACCGTCGGCTCGCGGACGGCGACCGGGTGGCGTTCGGCGGCGTGACGCTCGAGGTCGTCGCCCTCCGCGGGCACACGCCGGGCAGCGTGGCGCTCGTGCTGCAGCCGGGCGACGGCAGCACGCACCTCTTCACGGGCGACTCGCTCTTCCCCGGCGGCGTCGGGAGCACGCAGGGCGACGCCGGCCGCTTCCGGCAGCTGATGGACGACGTGGAGGAGCGGCTCTTCGCGCGCTTCCCCGACGACGCCCACGTGCACCCCGGCCACGGCGACTCGACGACGCTCGGCGCGGAGCGCGGATCCCTCGCCTCGTGGCGGTCGCGCGGCTGGTGA
- a CDS encoding CGNR zinc finger domain-containing protein encodes MSRAPGSERPTGQWITDPDGLRWFLDTGVVSLDLAYTGALGDPEPRETLPDAAALGAWLSEHLAPVSEPGERDLADMRTLRQAIGDIAAAIADGGEPAPRDVDVLNLYAATPDLPPALGGGSRQAGRALARPAQALASAARDAVMVFGAGSERIHRCSADDCTVLYLDTTRSGTRRWCSMRRCGNRAKVRAHRARQLRERRTGIPARVAPARPAASPGYDDGPGA; translated from the coding sequence GTGAGCCGGGCGCCGGGATCCGAGCGGCCCACCGGCCAGTGGATCACCGACCCCGACGGCCTGCGCTGGTTCCTCGACACGGGCGTCGTGAGCCTCGACCTCGCCTACACGGGCGCGCTCGGGGATCCGGAGCCGCGCGAGACGCTGCCGGACGCCGCGGCCCTCGGCGCGTGGCTGAGCGAGCACCTCGCGCCCGTCTCCGAGCCCGGCGAGCGCGACCTCGCGGACATGCGCACGCTCCGGCAGGCGATCGGCGACATCGCGGCGGCCATCGCGGACGGCGGGGAGCCCGCGCCGCGGGACGTCGACGTGCTCAACCTCTACGCGGCCACGCCCGACCTGCCGCCCGCGCTCGGCGGCGGATCCCGCCAGGCCGGCCGCGCGCTCGCCCGGCCCGCGCAGGCGCTCGCGTCGGCGGCGCGCGACGCGGTGATGGTGTTCGGGGCGGGATCCGAGCGGATCCACCGCTGCTCGGCCGACGACTGCACCGTGCTCTACCTCGACACCACGCGCTCGGGCACCCGGCGCTGGTGCTCGATGCGGCGCTGCGGCAACCGCGCGAAGGTGCGCGCCCACCGCGCCAGGCAGCTGCGGGAGCGGCGGACGGGGATCCCGGCGCGCGTCGCGCCCGCGCGTCCCGCGGCCTCCCCCGGGTACGACGACGGCCCGGGAGCCTGA
- a CDS encoding DUF427 domain-containing protein has protein sequence MKALINGVTVAEAPKDELIEIEGNWYFPPQSVDMSLLAETSTPYHCPWKGDTQYYSVKDGDTVLQDRAWSYPTPIPSSFDRVGRDYSGYVAFWKEVRVSE, from the coding sequence ATGAAGGCACTCATCAACGGCGTCACCGTCGCGGAGGCGCCCAAGGACGAGCTCATCGAGATCGAGGGCAACTGGTACTTCCCGCCCCAGAGCGTCGACATGTCGCTCCTGGCGGAAACCAGCACGCCGTACCACTGCCCGTGGAAGGGCGACACGCAGTACTACTCCGTCAAGGACGGCGACACCGTGCTGCAGGACCGCGCCTGGTCGTACCCGACGCCCATCCCGTCGTCGTTCGACCGCGTCGGCCGTGACTACAGCGGCTACGTCGCGTTCTGGAAGGAGGTCCGCGTCAGCGAGTGA
- a CDS encoding EVE domain-containing protein, protein MIRYWVGVVSRDRVLDGLDLGIAQVNRGAREPVERLGEADGFVYYSPRESYPDGQLLRAFTAIGRVADAAPYQGRVGEWRPWRRRMEWDLGAVDAPIRPLVPVLDFTRDSLEWGRKLAPGLLEITRDDFEVIRQAMRRGAPEPSRRVIRGGSGPWTPVASDRDLLR, encoded by the coding sequence ATGATCAGGTACTGGGTGGGCGTCGTCTCGCGCGACCGCGTGCTCGACGGCCTGGACCTCGGCATCGCGCAGGTCAACCGCGGCGCCCGCGAGCCGGTCGAGCGGCTCGGCGAGGCCGACGGGTTCGTCTACTACTCGCCGCGCGAGTCGTACCCCGACGGGCAGCTCCTCCGTGCGTTCACCGCGATCGGCCGTGTCGCCGACGCCGCGCCGTACCAGGGTCGCGTGGGCGAGTGGCGGCCGTGGCGCCGGCGGATGGAGTGGGACCTCGGCGCGGTCGACGCCCCTATCCGCCCGCTCGTCCCCGTACTCGACTTCACGCGCGACTCCCTCGAGTGGGGTCGGAAGCTCGCGCCGGGGCTCCTCGAGATCACGCGGGACGACTTCGAGGTGATCCGCCAGGCCATGCGCCGCGGGGCGCCCGAGCCGTCGCGCCGCGTCATCCGCGGCGGGTCAGGTCCGTGGACGCCCGTAGCATCGGATCGTGACCTCCTCCGCTGA
- a CDS encoding 2-phosphosulfolactate phosphatase: MTSSADAAHPDPSTQARYQVRLDGGVAGARRIAAGADVIVWVDALPSVPPPTAARRDEVLATMPARPAVVSAGLADAPAVADWILALQTALGRRAFVAVVAAGTVEADGSWRACAEDQLAAGAVVDALAALGIDATSPEAAVACAAFQQLRPAVGHLVTASVSARRLDAAGHDGLVAEALAAGPVDVVVHRLHRDA; this comes from the coding sequence GTGACCTCCTCCGCTGACGCCGCGCACCCCGACCCGTCGACGCAGGCCCGCTACCAGGTCCGGCTCGACGGCGGCGTGGCCGGCGCCCGCCGCATCGCCGCAGGGGCCGACGTCATCGTCTGGGTCGACGCCCTGCCCTCCGTCCCGCCGCCCACGGCCGCCCGCAGGGACGAGGTCCTCGCGACCATGCCCGCGCGCCCGGCGGTGGTGAGCGCCGGGCTCGCCGACGCCCCGGCCGTCGCCGACTGGATCCTCGCCCTGCAGACCGCGCTCGGCCGCCGCGCGTTCGTGGCCGTCGTCGCCGCCGGCACGGTGGAGGCCGACGGATCCTGGCGCGCGTGCGCCGAGGACCAGCTCGCCGCCGGCGCCGTGGTGGACGCGCTCGCCGCCCTGGGGATCGACGCCACCTCGCCCGAGGCCGCCGTCGCGTGCGCCGCGTTCCAGCAGCTCCGGCCGGCCGTCGGCCACCTGGTGACCGCGAGCGTCTCCGCGCGCCGGCTCGACGCCGCGGGACACGACGGGCTGGTCGCCGAGGCGCTCGCCGCAGGCCCCGTCGACGTGGTCGTGCACCGCCTGCACCGCGACGCCTGA
- the rpoB gene encoding DNA-directed RNA polymerase subunit beta: MAAARNATPTPQNGRDASRLSFAKITDTLTVPDLLALQTESFDWLVGSDAWKRRVEEGTAQGRTDLALNSGLEEIFEEISPIEDLGETMQLGFTNPYLEEQKYSIDECKERGKTYSAPLYVEAEFMNHLTGEIKTQTVFMGDFPLMTEKGTFIINGTERVVVSQLVRSPGVYFERQQEKTSDKDIYSARVIPSRGAWLEFEIDKRDQVGVRIDRKRKQSVTVFLKALGLTSEQILEEFKGVASIELTLEKDSILTKEEALKDIYRKLRPGEQVAAEAARALLDNFYFNPKRYDLAKVGRYKINRKLGIDKQLTDSVLTVEDILATIKYLVSLHANETKMNGTRDGKAVELRLDVDDIDHFGNRRIRAVGELIQNQVRTGLSRMERVVRERMTTQDIEAITPQTLINVRPVVAAIKEFFGTSQLSQFMDQNNPLAGLTHKRRLSALGPGGLSRERAGVEVRDVHPSHYGRMCPIETPEGPNIGLIGSLASFARINSFGFIETPYRRVVDGVVTDTIDYLTASEEDEFLVAQANAPLTKDFRFAEDRVLVRPKGGEVELVAKENVHYMDVSPRQMVSVATSLIPFLEHDDANRALMGANMQRQAVPLLRSESPLVGTGMEGYAAVDAGDVLTADASGVVQEVSAEVVTIQLDEGGTQTYYLRKFDRSNQGTSYNHRVLVSAGDRIEAGEVIADGPATENGELALGKNLLVAFMPWEGHNFEDAIILSQNLVKDDTLSSIHIEEYEVDARDTKLGKEEITRDLPNVSPELLADLDERGIIRIGAEVRPGDILVGKVTPKGETELSAEERLLRAIFNEKSREVRDTSLKVPHGEQGTIIGVKVFDSQDGDDELGSGVNQRVVVFIAQKRKITEGDKLAGRHGNKGVISKILPVEDMPFLADGTPVDVILNPLGIPGRMNFGQVLETHLGWIAKQGWEVEGKPKWAERLPDHARQAPAGTKVATPVFDGALEEEIAGLLDSTTVTRDGDRLIGSSGKTRLFDGRSGEPFPEPVSVGYMYILKLHHLVDDKIHARSTGPYSMITQQPLGGKAQFGGQRFGEMEVWALEAYGAAYALQELLTIKSDDILGRVKVYEAIVKGENIQEPGIPESFKVLIKEMQSLCLNVEVLSADGQAVSLRDTDDEVFRAAEELGINISTRFESSSIDDI; the protein is encoded by the coding sequence TTGGCTGCTGCGCGCAACGCAACTCCCACTCCCCAGAACGGTCGCGACGCATCGCGGCTCTCGTTCGCGAAGATCACTGACACCCTCACCGTCCCCGACCTCCTCGCCCTGCAGACCGAGAGCTTCGACTGGCTCGTCGGCTCGGACGCGTGGAAGCGGCGCGTCGAGGAGGGCACCGCGCAGGGTCGCACCGACCTGGCGCTCAACTCGGGCCTCGAGGAGATCTTCGAGGAGATCTCCCCCATCGAGGACCTGGGCGAGACCATGCAGCTCGGGTTCACGAACCCGTACCTCGAGGAGCAGAAGTACTCCATCGACGAGTGCAAGGAGCGCGGCAAGACCTACTCCGCTCCCCTCTACGTCGAGGCCGAGTTCATGAACCACCTCACGGGTGAGATCAAGACCCAGACGGTCTTCATGGGCGACTTCCCCCTCATGACGGAGAAGGGCACGTTCATCATCAACGGCACCGAGCGTGTCGTCGTGTCCCAGCTCGTCCGCTCGCCCGGCGTGTACTTCGAGCGCCAGCAGGAGAAGACCTCCGACAAGGACATCTACTCCGCCCGCGTCATCCCCTCCCGTGGCGCCTGGCTCGAGTTCGAGATCGACAAGCGCGACCAGGTCGGCGTGCGCATCGACCGCAAGCGCAAGCAGTCGGTCACCGTGTTCCTCAAGGCCCTCGGCCTCACCAGCGAGCAGATCCTCGAGGAGTTCAAGGGCGTCGCGTCCATCGAGCTCACGCTCGAGAAGGACTCCATCCTCACCAAGGAGGAGGCCCTCAAGGACATCTACCGCAAGCTCCGTCCGGGCGAGCAGGTCGCCGCCGAGGCCGCCCGCGCGCTGCTGGACAACTTCTACTTCAACCCCAAGCGCTACGACCTGGCGAAGGTGGGTCGCTACAAGATCAACCGCAAGCTCGGCATCGACAAGCAGCTCACCGACTCGGTGCTCACGGTCGAGGACATCCTCGCGACCATCAAGTACCTCGTCTCGCTGCACGCGAACGAGACGAAGATGAACGGCACGCGCGACGGCAAGGCCGTCGAGCTGCGCCTCGACGTGGACGACATCGACCACTTCGGCAACCGCCGCATCCGCGCGGTCGGCGAGCTCATCCAGAACCAGGTGCGCACCGGCCTGTCCCGCATGGAGCGCGTCGTCCGCGAGCGCATGACCACGCAGGACATCGAGGCCATCACGCCCCAGACCCTGATCAACGTGCGCCCCGTCGTCGCCGCGATCAAGGAGTTCTTCGGCACGAGCCAGCTGTCGCAGTTCATGGACCAGAACAACCCGCTCGCGGGCCTCACCCACAAGCGCCGCCTCTCGGCGCTCGGCCCGGGTGGTCTGTCCCGTGAGCGCGCCGGCGTCGAGGTCCGCGACGTCCACCCGTCGCACTACGGCCGCATGTGCCCCATCGAGACCCCGGAAGGCCCGAACATCGGCCTGATCGGCTCGCTGGCGTCGTTCGCCCGCATCAACTCGTTCGGCTTCATCGAGACCCCGTACCGTCGCGTCGTCGACGGCGTGGTCACGGACACGATCGACTACCTCACGGCCAGCGAGGAGGACGAGTTCCTCGTCGCCCAGGCCAACGCGCCCCTCACGAAGGACTTCCGCTTCGCGGAGGACCGCGTCCTCGTCCGCCCGAAGGGCGGTGAGGTCGAGCTCGTCGCGAAGGAGAACGTCCACTACATGGACGTCTCCCCGCGCCAGATGGTGTCGGTCGCGACCTCGCTCATCCCCTTCCTCGAGCACGACGACGCGAACCGGGCCCTCATGGGCGCGAACATGCAGCGTCAGGCCGTCCCGCTGCTGCGCAGCGAGAGCCCGCTCGTCGGCACCGGCATGGAGGGCTACGCGGCGGTCGACGCCGGCGACGTCCTCACGGCCGACGCCTCGGGCGTCGTGCAGGAGGTGTCGGCCGAGGTCGTCACCATCCAGCTCGACGAGGGCGGCACGCAGACCTACTACCTGCGCAAGTTCGACCGCTCGAACCAGGGCACGAGCTACAACCACCGCGTCCTGGTCTCGGCCGGCGACCGCATCGAGGCCGGCGAGGTCATCGCCGACGGCCCCGCCACGGAGAACGGCGAGCTCGCGCTCGGCAAGAACCTGCTCGTCGCGTTCATGCCGTGGGAGGGCCACAACTTCGAGGACGCGATCATCCTGAGCCAGAACCTGGTCAAGGACGACACCCTCTCCTCCATCCACATCGAGGAGTACGAGGTCGACGCGCGCGACACCAAGCTCGGCAAGGAGGAGATCACCCGCGACCTCCCCAACGTCAGCCCGGAGCTGCTCGCCGACCTCGACGAGCGCGGCATCATCCGCATCGGCGCCGAGGTCCGCCCCGGCGACATCCTCGTGGGCAAGGTCACGCCGAAGGGCGAGACCGAGCTCAGCGCCGAGGAGCGCCTGCTGCGCGCGATCTTCAACGAGAAGAGCCGCGAGGTCCGCGACACGTCCCTGAAGGTGCCCCACGGCGAGCAGGGCACGATCATCGGCGTCAAGGTCTTCGACTCGCAGGACGGCGACGACGAGCTCGGCTCCGGCGTCAACCAGCGGGTCGTGGTGTTCATCGCCCAGAAGCGCAAGATCACCGAGGGCGACAAGCTCGCCGGCCGTCACGGCAACAAGGGCGTCATCTCCAAGATCCTGCCGGTCGAGGACATGCCGTTCCTCGCCGACGGGACCCCGGTCGACGTCATCCTCAACCCGCTCGGCATCCCCGGCCGCATGAACTTCGGCCAGGTCCTGGAGACCCACCTCGGGTGGATCGCCAAGCAGGGCTGGGAGGTCGAGGGCAAGCCGAAGTGGGCCGAGCGCCTGCCGGACCACGCGCGCCAGGCCCCGGCCGGCACGAAGGTCGCCACCCCGGTGTTCGACGGAGCGCTCGAGGAGGAGATCGCCGGCCTGCTCGACTCGACGACGGTCACCCGCGACGGCGACCGCCTCATCGGGTCCAGCGGCAAGACGCGCCTGTTCGACGGCCGCTCCGGCGAGCCGTTCCCCGAGCCCGTCTCGGTCGGCTACATGTACATCCTGAAGCTGCACCACCTGGTGGACGACAAGATCCACGCGCGCTCGACGGGTCCCTACTCGATGATCACGCAGCAGCCCCTGGGCGGTAAGGCCCAGTTCGGCGGCCAGCGGTTCGGCGAGATGGAGGTCTGGGCGCTCGAGGCCTACGGCGCCGCGTACGCGCTGCAGGAGCTCCTCACCATCAAGTCGGACGACATCCTCGGCCGCGTCAAGGTGTACGAGGCCATCGTCAAGGGCGAGAACATCCAGGAACCGGGTATCCCCGAGTCCTTCAAGGTCCTGATCAAGGAGATGCAGTCCCTCTGCCTGAACGTCGAGGTCCTCTCGGCCGACGGCCAGGCGGTCAGCCTGCGCGACACGGATGACGAGGTCTTCCGCGCGGCGGAGGAGCTCGGCATCAACATCTCCACCCGCTTCGAGTCGTCCAGCATCGACGACATCTAA
- a CDS encoding SprT-like domain-containing protein, whose amino-acid sequence MADLARVRIWADALIALHLDPSWTFAFDHARTRAGACHYGEKRITVSRHLAGRFEDDEIHQVLLHEVAHALAGSRAGHGPRWKATAAELGYEGSRLHSGAVAEELAPWVGACPAGHAHFRYRKPTRPLACGLCSKRFDKAHLIAWTKREVPSGAAVSRASATDRREGAA is encoded by the coding sequence GTGGCTGACCTCGCCCGGGTGCGGATCTGGGCCGACGCCCTGATCGCGCTGCACCTCGACCCCTCGTGGACCTTCGCGTTCGACCACGCCCGCACCCGCGCCGGCGCCTGCCACTACGGCGAGAAGCGGATCACGGTCTCCCGGCACCTGGCGGGGCGGTTCGAGGACGACGAGATCCACCAGGTCCTGCTGCACGAGGTCGCGCACGCGCTCGCCGGATCCCGCGCGGGCCACGGGCCGAGGTGGAAGGCGACGGCCGCCGAGCTCGGCTACGAGGGATCCCGGCTGCACTCGGGCGCCGTCGCCGAGGAGCTCGCCCCGTGGGTGGGCGCCTGCCCGGCCGGCCACGCCCACTTCCGCTACCGGAAGCCGACGCGCCCGCTCGCCTGCGGGCTGTGCTCGAAGCGGTTCGACAAGGCGCACCTCATCGCGTGGACGAAGCGCGAGGTGCCGTCGGGCGCCGCCGTGTCGCGGGCATCGGCCACCGATCGCCGCGAGGGGGCCGCGTGA
- a CDS encoding PQQ-dependent sugar dehydrogenase has protein sequence MNRRSRTRPARVAALGFAALVALTGCTNDDGSPVDVRATEPPAPSPTSTDAAPAGVAPSGTPTALASDLVSPWSVAELPSGSLLVSERDTSRIVEVLGDGTTRVAGTIAGVGPQGEGGLLGIAVREADGGTQLYAYYTSSTDNRIVRMDVTGEPGSLGLGVAEDVVTGIPRDTTHNGGRIAFGPDGMLYATTGDANLRDAAQDPFSLAGKILRLTPDGQGAADNPTPGSPVYSMGHRNPQGIAWDAEGNLWAAEFGQDTWDELNLIEPGGNYGWPVVEGATDDAADDAYIDPVRQWATDDASPSGIAISGDTIFMAGLGGQRLWVIRPGAVVTDPIPDDRVTEFYTREFGRIRDVQAAPDGSLRMLTGNTDGRGTPRPGDDKLLRVELMPIQAG, from the coding sequence ATGAACCGCCGCTCCCGCACCCGCCCGGCGCGCGTCGCCGCGCTCGGCTTCGCCGCCCTCGTCGCGCTGACGGGCTGCACGAACGACGACGGCTCGCCCGTGGACGTGCGCGCGACCGAGCCGCCCGCGCCCTCCCCCACCAGCACGGACGCCGCGCCGGCCGGCGTCGCGCCGTCGGGCACGCCCACTGCGCTCGCGTCCGACCTCGTCTCGCCGTGGTCCGTCGCCGAGCTGCCGTCCGGATCCCTGCTCGTCAGCGAGCGCGACACGTCGCGCATCGTCGAGGTGCTCGGCGACGGCACCACGCGGGTCGCCGGCACGATCGCGGGCGTGGGGCCGCAGGGCGAGGGCGGCCTGCTCGGGATAGCGGTGCGCGAGGCGGACGGCGGCACCCAGCTCTACGCGTACTACACGAGCTCCACCGACAACCGCATCGTGCGCATGGACGTGACGGGCGAGCCGGGGTCGCTCGGGCTCGGGGTGGCCGAGGACGTGGTGACGGGGATCCCGCGCGACACGACCCACAACGGCGGCCGCATCGCGTTCGGCCCCGACGGCATGCTCTACGCCACCACGGGCGACGCGAACCTCCGCGACGCCGCGCAGGACCCGTTCTCGCTCGCGGGCAAGATCCTCCGACTCACGCCCGACGGACAGGGGGCGGCCGACAACCCGACGCCGGGGTCGCCCGTCTACTCGATGGGCCACCGCAACCCCCAGGGCATCGCGTGGGACGCCGAGGGGAACCTCTGGGCGGCCGAGTTCGGGCAGGACACCTGGGACGAGCTGAACCTGATCGAGCCCGGCGGGAACTACGGCTGGCCGGTCGTCGAGGGCGCGACGGACGACGCAGCGGACGACGCGTACATCGACCCCGTCCGACAGTGGGCCACCGACGACGCGAGCCCGAGCGGCATCGCGATCTCCGGCGACACGATCTTCATGGCGGGGCTCGGCGGCCAGCGCCTCTGGGTGATCCGGCCGGGCGCGGTGGTCACCGACCCCATCCCCGACGACCGCGTGACCGAGTTCTACACGCGGGAGTTCGGCCGGATCCGGGACGTGCAGGCCGCGCCCGACGGCTCCCTGCGCATGCTCACCGGCAACACCGACGGCCGCGGGACGCCGCGCCCGGGCGACGACAAGCTGCTCCGGGTCGAGCTCATGCCGATCCAGGCGGGATAA
- a CDS encoding DUF1684 domain-containing protein: MPSAVTALHVADWRRRTHEMYAEVRWVAQTDPAAAHDLWRRTRDDMFRGHPATPLLPEHRDGFDRLDVKDYDPAWRFELEIQDDRGDERHDVETGTDGVVPFELLGSVHLPAADGREAGNLDVWRLASYGGGLHLPVKDASHRREGGTYGGGRYLLDTVKGSDLGPGAPGSIVVDLNFAYNPSCAYDPEWACPLAPAGNVLGFEVPVGEMGFSPA, encoded by the coding sequence ATGCCCTCCGCCGTCACCGCCCTCCACGTCGCCGACTGGCGCCGCCGCACGCACGAGATGTACGCGGAGGTGCGCTGGGTCGCGCAGACGGATCCGGCCGCCGCCCACGACCTCTGGCGCCGCACGCGCGACGACATGTTCCGCGGCCACCCCGCGACGCCGCTCCTCCCCGAGCACCGCGACGGCTTCGACCGCCTGGACGTCAAGGACTACGACCCGGCCTGGCGGTTCGAGCTGGAGATCCAGGACGACCGCGGCGACGAGCGCCACGACGTCGAGACCGGCACGGACGGCGTCGTGCCGTTCGAGCTGCTCGGCTCCGTGCACCTGCCCGCCGCCGACGGCCGCGAGGCCGGCAACCTCGACGTCTGGCGCCTGGCGAGCTACGGCGGCGGCCTGCACCTGCCCGTCAAGGACGCGTCGCACCGGCGCGAGGGCGGCACCTACGGGGGCGGACGATACCTGCTCGACACGGTCAAGGGATCCGACCTCGGCCCGGGCGCGCCGGGCTCGATCGTGGTCGACCTCAACTTCGCCTACAACCCGTCGTGCGCCTACGACCCGGAGTGGGCGTGCCCCCTCGCACCGGCCGGCAACGTGCTCGGCTTCGAGGTCCCCGTCGGCGAGATGGGCTTCTCCCCGGCCTGA
- a CDS encoding spermidine synthase, translating to MPEHPSTVLSLSGHRAVIEPDRFVPGAYQLVVDGTPQSHVNMDDPGELFFEYVQRMGHVIDLVGDPGQPITALHLGAGALTIPRYVEATRPGSRQQVIELEQDLVDLVREHLPWSRKASIRLRYGDAREVMGRLPEGLRGSVDLVVVDVFSGARTPAHITSRDFYADATAFLAPGGIMTVNVADGHGLRFARGQAATIQDVLPHVAALAETQVLKGRRFGNVVFAASATPLPFDFVPRLLAGGPHPAKVVEGRELADFIAGASVVTDATAVPSPSPARSVFQTKP from the coding sequence ATGCCCGAGCACCCGTCGACCGTCCTGTCCCTGAGCGGGCACAGGGCCGTCATCGAGCCCGACCGGTTCGTGCCGGGCGCCTACCAGCTCGTGGTCGACGGCACCCCCCAGTCGCACGTCAACATGGACGACCCGGGCGAGCTGTTCTTCGAGTACGTGCAGCGCATGGGGCACGTCATCGACCTCGTCGGCGACCCGGGGCAGCCGATCACCGCCCTGCACCTCGGCGCCGGCGCGCTCACCATCCCGCGGTACGTCGAGGCGACCCGGCCCGGATCCCGCCAGCAGGTCATCGAGCTCGAGCAGGACCTCGTCGACCTCGTGCGCGAGCACCTGCCCTGGTCCAGGAAGGCCTCCATCCGGCTCCGCTACGGCGACGCGCGCGAGGTGATGGGGCGGCTGCCCGAGGGGCTCCGCGGATCCGTCGACCTCGTCGTGGTGGACGTCTTCAGCGGCGCGCGCACGCCCGCCCACATCACGAGCCGCGACTTCTACGCGGACGCCACGGCCTTCCTCGCACCGGGCGGGATCATGACGGTCAACGTCGCCGACGGCCACGGCCTCCGGTTCGCGCGCGGGCAGGCCGCCACGATCCAGGACGTGCTGCCGCACGTGGCCGCGCTCGCCGAGACGCAGGTGCTCAAGGGCCGCAGGTTCGGGAACGTCGTGTTCGCCGCGTCCGCGACGCCGCTGCCCTTCGACTTCGTGCCGCGCCTGCTCGCCGGGGGCCCGCATCCCGCCAAGGTCGTCGAGGGCCGCGAGCTCGCCGACTTCATCGCCGGAGCGTCCGTCGTGACCGACGCCACGGCCGTCCCGTCCCCCTCCCCCGCCCGCAGCGTCTTCCAGACGAAGCCGTGA